A stretch of DNA from Hydra vulgaris chromosome 03, alternate assembly HydraT2T_AEP:
CTAACTGATATTTACACCAAGTGTTGTTATCCCTTGGGCAGTATTTGTGCCGGTCGTCATCATCATTGTTTTCTGAACAGTGATGGATTAGTGCtgcaattgattttttcataccATAAAGATTATCTTTGTTCTGTCTTATGCATATTCCATAATAATTTTGAAGACTGTTCATAACTTTGTCAGTCATTCTACCTTTACTTGTCAATTTCTTGCCATCACTCAACAACTTTACTTTATATGAATCCTTAAGTGCTCTTAACCGTGCACCAACTCGTTTTTGTACATGTCCAACACACTCagtcttttcaattttataaccTGGATATGGATTAGCATCTACAATAGCTTTATAGGATTTGCTGTCTCCATCACCTCGATACTTTACATAGCGTAAATTGTATTTTGAAAGAGAACGATTAAACATTTCAAGCACTCCGACAGATTCCATTGCTCCAGAACTACCAAAATGATTAATTGGGCATGTATGAGATACAAACCATACACTGTACTCTGGGATCCTTTCTTAGACTCCCAATATTACaagatttacaatttttagCTAAGGTTTGTGTATCAATGCATTTATTGTTAGAAATTAAAGTAACGACTCTATTTAATGAAAAGAATCCGCGATGCTGCCAAGTTCCATCAACACTAacagttacattttttatttcattcccTTCATTGTTAAATGATGCATCACCTGCAAAACCATTGTCAATACATTGCAGAGATGCCACAGACATTGGATCAGAACAAGCTTTTAAATAAGCAGTGTGCATTTTTTCTACAATATCATTATATGTTGGTAAACTCATTGGTGGTGGAATATTCATGACATTACAAAATGTCTCTATGGCACTATGTCCTTTACCAATCTCTCGAAAAGCTACAATTGATCTAATATTAACATCAAAGGTTTTTCTTTCTCTCTTTGAATCAGGATTAGCAATCTTTTTAGAGCTATACAAGTTTTTTGACCATTTACATACAACACAatgcaaaacaaataaatgtgacAACCCTTTTTTAGATTCAATTTCATGAGCAAGATACACTTTTGATTGACAACTGGGACATATTCCAACCAAATTAACAATTGTTCGCAATATATCTGTGTTAATTAAAACATAACATTCAATGTCATCTACAGTTTCagtttcttttataattgacgAATCTGAATGCAGCTTCCTGGCTGATGCTGAAGCGGATGTGATGAGTGGTGCTGTTATTTGTGttgatgttttatttacatCTAGAGACAATCCTGTTTCTGAAGAAGATATATCTATTGATTTTTTACGTCCCCGATACTTTCGAACAGacgatctttttttttctcttcttttagAAGAacccatataaaaatattataccaAGAAAAAATAGTTCTTAAGAGATACTGTTTCTCTAAAACTAACAAACGTGATTAGTGGTTTGAAATTATATCGTTTAGTCATTatgtaataactttatataaagctACATACACACTACGTTTTTATAAAGGATAATAAATacagaattaataaaataaactactttttatAAGGTTAATGTAAGGGTAAAATGTTGTTGCTAAGGGCGTTgctatgattttaaaataaagtactagtataaaattcaaatttttaagccTTTAAAGAgggttttattaaaagatattacaataaatagaatctagagtaaaTTTTGAATAGAATAAGTATAGTTtccaaaaattgattttttcagtttatatacctatgtaccaccttaaaaaagtataatacagCAGGAGGGAGAACGAAGTATAAATAGGTCGTTTTTCAAGGAACAGTCTTTGTcctaacaaaattttcaataaagtaattttaaagttaacaaatcACATTCCAAAAAACTATCCAGTGATGTtgtttcaaaacgccttaagcaataaaaacattgcaaatgTTTAGTTAAATTGATAATCAATATTTACTGATTTATAAATTTCTGgattaatattgaaataatgccTAAATATCTATATTAGAATTGGCAGTAGTTTACCcagatttacaaaaaagttattttatattgctATATTTAAAGCATAGCTATTTGTTGATAAATCCGGTAAAAATACAACAATGCAATATAAAATCAAGGAGAGATATAATTACACCTACTTTTCAATTATACCTCGTTGGTGCATCAAAATGATTAATTTGGGCaatatttaatagtatatatatatgtgtgtgcgtgTTGATCCGCAAAAGACCTTctttaaagattcaaaaactgCCTAAAATAAGTCTTATTTAAACCAAACATAAGTATGTTTATGCTTAAACCAAAACAGAGAGcgtttttgcaaaaattttggtAATTTCAGCCAGGTAACAGAAGAGTTCCTACGAGCTCACCTCCTCTACCTAAACGTGCGAACAATGagttaataaagtatttagttcattatcttattattttattctcagCTTTTCAACTtcatctaattattttttagtgttCTTAAGCTATGATCACGTAAAATTTATAACCCCCTCATTTTGGTCAAATTTTGCACACttgaatattagaaaaaattaatactgTACTTTTACAGTTAGCtctatatgtttttataaatagctgaaatagaaagaaaactaatttttataaggTTCGAAATTCAATTTGATTCACAAATACAtaggtaaatatatatttgagttACTTATAggttcaaagttatttttttatttgactttttttttgttttataaatgtttatttactcgaaaaagttatgtttaaaatgttaaactatTGTATATTTTTAGGTGTTGCGATTTTAAATGtgatttgttttattgtttttggagAAAGATATCAGTACTCGGATCCAGCTTTCATAGAAATCCttacaattataaacaatatagcTGCTGGGTTGTCGAATACAACAGCTGTTGATTTTTTGCCGGGGTTGCGCTACCTACAATTTTCTgagattaaaaaattgaaaagttcaCTTGTAATATATTTTCGTCTTTTAAATGATCAGTtgaaaaaacacaaagaaaCATTTGACGAAAATAACATAAGAGACTTTACAGATTCTATCATAAAGTTTTCTAAAGACGAAACAATGGAAAACAAGTTTGAGGAAGAACTCACAGATGAACATTTAGAGCATGTCATTGGTGATATGTTTGTAGCGGGTAGTGAGATCACTTTAACATCTTTATTGTGGTTAATTATATACATGATACATTATCCAAAATATCAGgaagaaatttttgaagaaataactAGGGTTATTGGAGAAAACCGATATCCACAATTAAGTGACCGAGATTCTTTGCATCTTGTGAAGGCCTCTATAAAAGAATGTTTGCGTTTATCTTCAATTGTTCCTCTAGGAATACCGCACAAAACAATGAGTGAAACAACTCTTATAGGATACAACATTCCTAAATATACAACTGTAATTATAAATCATTGGCAAATTCACATCGATACAAATCATTGGAAAAATCCTAACGAGTTCAACCCACGTCGATGGATTGATGACGACAACAATTTAGATGCAACCAGAGCAACAAGTTACTTACCATTTTCGGCTGGAACAAGAGTTTGTTTAGGTAAAACAGTTGCTGAAactgagcttttttttttctttaccagATTAATTCGTGATTTTAAGTTTGAAGGTGTGCCGGGTTGTCCGCTTCCAAGTTTAATTGGAAAATGCAGCATTGCCCTTGCTCCTGAAGAGTTTGATGTACATGTAACACCAAGAATAAACAGCCTAATGTTTAGTGAAAATATTTTGCAAGAATAACATTATTGATTTTATACGCATAACCCCCACCTCCTTCCTTGTCCTTTTCTATTACATTTACtgtgatttaaattaaaattatttttgaagttgagttttaaatttcatcttaATATAAGCATAGTAATAAATGctgagtaaaattttttaaatataaagtatacattatatttgttatttttgttgtacTTTTTTAACACACTTGGCCACTGATGTCGCATTGGCCACGCATTATTTTATCTTAGTAAGTTTTtcattagtatttaaaaaataaattgtaaaagtattatataacgCAATATATTccaattataaactaatcttaTGCAAATATTTATCATGAAATgctagtaaataaaaatttagcgAAAAgctttacatattttaaactattactttgagaaaatcagttaaaaatgcTATGTTTTTTGTGTAAGACGGCATTATAGGATGTGAAATTTTCTATATTTGTTCGAAGTTCTGTTCTTGAATTTTGCAAGGATTCAGTGGCGGATCTAGTTTTTTGGGGGCCCAGGGCTTAAAAATAGCAAGGGGCCCTAGCCCTACAcgaataaagatttttaattgattatgcGAATAATTGATTTTCggttcattatttaaataaaatgaaagacaatattaaagattaattgtttttattattattattcctaTTCACTAACAATCACAAATATCGTAAATATTAAAGCATAATAAATTCATaacaaaaacaagttatttaattttaagatttttaatgacGCAGTTTTCGAACCTTTATTAGGGCATATTCCTTTATAACCTCATCGTAGTTTAATGACTTTGTAATTTTATGTTCTATGGATAGAAGCATTAAATCAGCCAATCTGTCATCACTCATTGTATTTCTTcgcttatttttaatatagctCTTTCTGGAAAATGATCTTTCTGCTTCACAATTGGTTATAGGCATAGTaagaaaaattttcattacTGTGTACAAATTCGGAAAAGTATCGATAAGGTGTTtgtcataaattatttttaaaatttcagcaCAATTAATTTGGCTTTGCTCGTTAACTAcaattatgttaatatattctttaaaatgaaTGCATTCGTTTTTCAGTGTGGCAAAATCTTCAATATCCtctttataaaacttacatGCATTCTGCATACTGGATTCatctattatttttgttttcttgtttCCAATAtcaaataagaatttaaaattctCAGAATTTTccttgtatattttttttcttttttgaaattcattttgaaatttgtcCAAAACGACATTTaagatttcaattttaaatttatttttccctGTTAAGTTGCTCCCACACCCTGTTGTACCGTCTGAGTATCTTagtattctttttcttttatctttatattccGAACTAAGGTAATTAGTCAAAGTTTTTGCTAATATCTCGTATTGGGTCAATTCGGTGTCgatattgtttcttttttctttaaggaATCCTTCAAGTGATGAAAGAAGAGCGGAAGCGTCTAACAAATCTAGTCCGGCTgtctgtaattttttatttactttactaattctttCCAGAATTTGTTCCCAAAAATAACCAAAATTCCATTTTCCAATGaagtcatttttgaaaataatgtcTTCGCTTCTTCTCTTTGGTCCATTTTTTCTTGGTCATCGTTTGCAATTGATTTTAAAACCGTTAAAATTtcttcataattattttttaaagctttaacaGCTTCATAATGGCTGCACCATCTGGTTTTGCCTAAATTTTTTAGGCTAAATTGTGCCGAAAAATATTACAACTTCATGCACAACTTTTGCGGCTTCTATCCCTATCAGATTTAAACTATGTGCTGCACACGGTGTATATACTGCCAACTGATTTTTTCTCTGCAGTAGTGCCCTTAAGCCTGACATGTTGGCGGCATTGTCGTATGATTGGCCGCGACAATTTTTGATGGACAAATTATTTGAATCTAATATTGTTTTGACTACATTTAGTAGAGATTTTCCAGTATGTGAAGTGATTGGGGTAATTGTTAAAAATCGCTCGAATACATCAACTTGATAGCAATATCTTAGTATAATAGCGAGTTGATCAACATGCGCCACATCCGGGGTTGAATCAACATCAAtcgaataatattttgttgaattGACTTCCtctataattgtttttgttacttttttagcCATTAATGTAATAATTTCTTCATACACAGTTTTGGTTAGGTAAGAAACAGAGTGTTTTTTTCCTGAACATTTCTGTATGTGCTCTTTAAGAAACGGATCGAATTCAGCAATCAATTCCAAACAGCCCATAAAATTGCCATTATTTGGAACACTAAATGTTTCATTGTGACCACAAAATGCTAAACCTCGTTCACTCAAAAACttaacaacagcaacaacacgCTTCAAAATGCTCTAATTCTTGCATTAATTGTTTATCGATTGTATTTTTCCTTTCTTTTCGCGTTGTCCAATTTATAACGGCGTTCTTGTGCGGCGTAGAATTTTCGTGGAGTATGACATATTCCTCTCCATGTTTCCAATCAGAGAACCCTTTGGAAAATGCTTgtacgtttatataaaataatttgcacATTAAACAATATATGTTTCCTGTGCTTTTCGAATAACATATCCAATTTCTTGACACTGGCTGTGCATTTTtaagccattttttaaatagttcttcGGAAAAATATCGATTTTGTGTTTTTGAAATTCTGCACGAAGCTGCATAATCACGTTTATGGAAAcccttattttgaaaatatgtcgTATCTttggttaaacaaaaattaatgaaatcgCTATTTAATATATCCGGCCATGTGCccaaatcacaaaaattatCTTCGGAGGACAGTTCAACGATGTATGGGGATGTTTGAATTTCTGATGATTCAaatattgaaacattttgatcattatttttatctttaatttgagCTGAAGATGTTTCGTCGATCTGGAATTGGATTGAAAAGAAGTTGgttaatgttttacatttttttattgcgtCTTGCTTCTGTTCtgctaattttcttttttgacacCCACTTTTATATTTACGACCCGTCATCGTTAAAcctatatagaaataaaatttatataaactttatttaatatgttataattttaataccGAGCGAATGAAAAATAATCAGTGGAATTTgcacaaaaataaacttaatcatTCAAAGCTGAGTCGCAGGTGCACTATTTTTACAAAAGCTAGCAAAGAcacttaacaattttttaatacaaaagcaTTTGAACATCATCGTAGCGATAACAATGcctatacaatttttattctctattctaaaaatttagttttcgtTCGCTTGAATTTTCATATACACTTACttatgtttgaaataattaattataatttaatcacTTTTACATTTGATAAATGAATATTCACGATAATATGTAAAATTTCTCTTTTCATACGGGCCCCTTACTGGTCGGGCCCCGGGCTTTAGCCCTATTAGCCCATATATAGATCCGCCAATGCAAGGATTATAAGCATGGTACACCGGGACATGTTAAACATTGAGGCAGGTTGGCCAAGTCGAGATTATTCAAAGAATAGACACTTTAAAAAGCCGGAAATCTAAATGGAGGTTGGTAGAATTtcaacttttacaaaaaaatattaccaaagTGGTACTTGAGTTATCGTTGGAACTACTgcctttttaacaatttttgattaGCCAAAATAAATACGTGTATATGTGTTTAAACTTATTGGTGTTTAACAGTGCTGCAATATTTATGTACAAGGTTTAAAGTTTATAGTTAAGCAAATATTTTAGTACATATTATTACGCATTTGATCAAttgatggtttaaaaaaaattgtttatactcTAAACATGACAATTTTATACATTACACATTTTGTACTATAAAACATGTAATGTACAGGGTGACCAGAAAGTTCTGGCACATAGTAAAATTGCCATAGAAAcgactaaatttaaaaaaggcaaataagataaaaaataaaatttatttattagatttcgAAATAACCTTCTTTAGCTTTGCTACAGGCGCTAAGTCTCTTGGGGAAATCATTGACTGCGGCGCGCAGGTATTCTGGAGAAAGATATTCCACTCCTTCTGAAGTGCTCGGCGCAAAAAGTCTAAATTTCTATGAGGGATAGAACATGTCTTGGTCTTCAAAACTGACCACACGGAATAAACCAACGGGTTGAGATCTGGCGAGTAAGGAGGCCATTCTTGGGCCCTGataaaatctggaaaattgttTTTGCACCACGCTTGAACAATATTTGCTTTGTGGGCAGGAGCTGAATCCTGTTGAAATGTCTAGGGCCTAGTACCAAAGTGTGATTGGGAGCAtggaagtactttttttataaggacatcatttaaatagttttgactGTTAATTTTAACTCCAGAATCCACAAAAATTAACGGAGTTTTACCATCTGAAGTTATCCCTCCAAAAACAATAACGGATTGTGGATGTCCTGAACGAGAAGCAATTCTACCTTTCATGTTTGCATCACTGATATGGATAAGTTTTAGCCTATCCTTGCATATTTTTCTCAGGGATTCACGACGTATTTGCAAATCATTTGCCATTTTTCTCATCAACCTCCTTGGATTTCAACGAATTCTATCACGcacatttttgataataattttgctACTTGATGTCGGTGGTCTTCCACTTCTAGGTTTGTCTTGGATGCTGCCTGTCTCCTTTAAACGTTTCAAATTGTTATAGCCAGTTCTTTGAGGAATTTTAAGTCTTTTTGCTATCTCTGCTCCAGTGCATCCACTAAAGAACAAATGCTCTATAGAAACTCAATGGTCTTTTATGACTttcatactaaaaataaaatagatttaaatgaaaaaaatgcctGAATACGAATAAGAATTGACATAGGAACGaaatggaaacaaaaatattgacaaataatacattttcttaagtctaataaactaataaaaatgagtGCCAAAACTTTCTGGTCACcctgtagttttattttttcatcaatatgcACAAACTTTACAATTTTATCCTCAAGTTCTAATAAgtatatttgattaaaatctaactgggcaagtagaagacaaaatgtcttatcatcaagcctcTTCGTGAAATAGAGAGCAATATAATTTTACAAGTTctaatattatgcaaaaaagtgaaattaaaaagtttgaaaaaattaaaaaaaaattaaaaagtttgacaaaaattattaagtttgtaaaaaagaaaaaactttaaaaaaaaaaaatttacaaatcggTACATACGCGTATTGTAATATAACGTAAATATGAATATAACGcattacaaaaagtatatacGAAAGTTTGAAAATCTGTACATATACGTATAGATATTCAATACaatcctaatatatatttatgtatatttaaatatttaaaagaaatttagaatttaagaagattcaaaacattttggagatttaaattcatctaattatattttttttattcaaaattaaaacagataaacaaaaacaacaagaaagatataccataaaataaaattattctttaaaaaaaaacgacagAGTGTgtgtattgtttaaatttaataggtTAGATTAAGGTATTATGTGCacaataagcaaaaaataaaaaatattaaaaaataattataatggattcaaatttttgagaataaatatttattaggaATTACTATTCATGATCCACATAAATATTTGGGCAcccaaaattgttttttaaaagcacagaggttttaaaaagctaacaaaagtgctcatattacccacACCACTATGTAATATGAGCACATTGAATTagttcaaaaaagaaataacattaagTCAAAAAATACCATCCTGACAATTAAAAGTAGTTAGtgaaatataatgattttttattaaccaaagttatcattaaaagaataaaatttatacctCTTTTTATTGAAACGATATTACTTTgttttacgtaaaaaaaaaaaaaataaaaagaaaaaaaaaaagagtggaactagttttgtttttactcaaaaataaattgaaaccACTGCAATTTTAGGATTTAAAACAaggtaatttcaatgaaaaacactgtgtaatttgagcatgctcatattacacaaaaatggtatctttaaataaagtcaaaactaaatcGTCAGCCGAGAACCAAGAGGCCGTATCTCCAATTTTTGAGATTCGGAGTAATTCGATTTTTAAAGGACCCAAATACTGACAGTTaatcattttgtaaaatatttacattttcaaatctAATAGTAAATTAagtcttatttttattagaagtaataaaaatttgtttgaaaggGTGGTTTCAATCTAAAAACGTTGCAGACTGAACCTAGTTGAGGACATGCAGCCTGCTGGTTTGcatttctttaaactttaataaacggTGTTTTTCAGAAAGCGGTTTATATGATCACTCTCAGGTGATTAATACAAGGGGGGTTacacttaaattttattcttattaggACTGACGTATATTTCTATAACGAACGTCCTGTGTTTTAAGCACATTAAAGGaagtaatttttcaaaattgcttttCCAGTGTCGGTGAGACTTGGAATCTATTTTTACCTAGGAAACAGTTTACTAGGAAACAGCTCCTAGTTGTTAGCCTTCatgataagttattttttaaatattttaatgcagtTTTGAAAGCATAAAAccaaaaaagattgcaaaatataattttttgtttgcgaGGGTCAGCTATGTTGGTGTAAAcacaatacaaataataaataatacaaaactaGTTTCAGGGTTTCAGAAttaataaatgcatatatacttatttatgttggttacaatttttaagctggtaaattgttttaaacaatagTAAATACAAATCAAAGACTAATTCAAACATTCTGTTTTACTTGATAATGAAATACAACAGCcaacaaattaaaattgataaaatagtttttatttgatcaaaagttcgtaaaaagaattcaaaaaaaattgatgcagAACCAAGTTGTCTTGATCTTGAAACGCTTCTTAACATATATCATGTGGTTTTTGAGTCTCATCTTAAATGTGCTTGTCAAATATGGGGACAAACCCAATCTCTAACACTTAAAAGATTATCTCACATCCAAAATAAAGCTCTAAAAATAATCTACTTTCTTTATTTCAATGCTGATTAATTACTGCTAAAACTTGCTCTTTCTTAACTTTTTGTCAAATTAATATCACTATTTTATTTCCAACTCTCActattataaatattgctatttttattattgttatcattattattgttgctattgttgttattgttactattaatattattgttagtattattattattttgattattattaccAATAActggagtttttatttttattgtgtattattattactgatacttatattacaatattatttacaatgttgttactgtatattattataatatacttCCCTTTTcttgcaatattttaattatttt
This window harbors:
- the LOC100198129 gene encoding LOW QUALITY PROTEIN: steroid 17-alpha-hydroxylase/17,20 lyase isoform X2 (The sequence of the model RefSeq protein was modified relative to this genomic sequence to represent the inferred CDS: deleted 2 bases in 1 codon), which encodes MLFQIVCGLIAPLLLYIIGSYCVHLLECKKYPPGPIPIPVLGNLHLLGAESHKTLALYSKKYGNVFSISFGMHRLVIISDITATREALVQKATIFAGRSKSYVAQFVTRGYKDIAFMDYGPLWKFAQSWAFFIKDIRRRMRTFRKVTYKKELHKRILDKSNSPMELKTEFGVAILNVICFIVFGERYQYSDPAFIEILTIINNIAAGLSNTTAVDFLPGLRYLQFSEIKKLKSSLVIYFRLLNDQLKKHKETFDENNIRDFTDSIIKFSKDETMENKFEEELTDEHLEHVIGDMFVAGSEITLTSLLWLIIYMIHYPKYQEEIFEEITRVIGENRYPQLSDRDSLHLVKASIKECLRLSSIVPLGIPHKTMSETTLIGYNIPKYTTVIINHWQIHIDTNHWKNPNEFNPRRWIDDDNNLDATRATSYLPFSAGTRVCLGKTVAETELFFFFTRLIRDFKFEGVPGCPLPSLIGKCSIALAPEEFDVHVTPRINSLMFSENILQE
- the LOC136078695 gene encoding 52 kDa repressor of the inhibitor of the protein kinase-like, translated to MDQREEAKTLFSKMTSLENGILTAGLDLLDASALLSSLEGFLKEKRNNIDTELTQYEILAKTLTNYLSSEYKDKRKRILRYSDGTTGCGSNLTGKNKFKIEILNVVLDKFQNEFQKRKKIYKENSENFKFLFDIGNKKTKIIDESSMQNACKFYKEDIEDFATLKNECIHFKEYINIIVVNEQSQINCAEILKIIYDKHLIDTFPNLYTVMKIFLTMPITNCEAERSFSRKSYIKNKRRNTMSDDRLADLMLLSIEHKITKSLNYDEVIKEYALIKVRKLRH
- the LOC136078696 gene encoding protein FAM200A-like, translating into MGCLELIAEFDPFLKEHIQKCSGKKHSVSYLTKTVYEEIITLMAKKVTKTIIEEVNSTKYYSIDVDSTPDVAHVDQLAIILRYCYQVDVFERFLTITPITSHTGKSLLNVVKTILDSNNLSIKNCRGQSYDNAANMSGLRALLQRKNQLAVYTPCAAHSLNLIGIEAAKVVHEVVIFFGTI
- the LOC136078697 gene encoding zinc finger MYM-type protein 5-like, encoding MANDLQIRRESLRKICKDRLKLIHISDANMKGRIASRSGHPQSVIVFGGITSDGKTPLIFVDSGVKINSQNYLNDVLIKKVLPCSQSHFGLTMTGRKYKSGCQKRKLAEQKQDAIKKCKTLTNFFSIQFQIDETSSAQIKDKNNDQNVSIFESSEIQTSPYIVELSSEDNFCDLGTWPDILNSDFINFCLTKDTTYFQNKGFHKRDYAASCRISKTQNRYFSEELFKKWLKNAQPVSRNWICYSKSTGNIYCLMCKLFYINVQAFSKGFSDWKHGEEYVILHENSTPHKNAVINWTTRKERKNTIDKQLMQELEHFEACCCCC